One Ficedula albicollis isolate OC2 chromosome 15, FicAlb1.5, whole genome shotgun sequence genomic window carries:
- the PPM1F gene encoding protein phosphatase 1F, producing the protein MKSILLSLPFLTSRGISPLLAASLIHAAVDEVLQTDLTEFKLRNVEAEGEGEEERFTLLDAELLQRCFFNKLRDVCCKWQKQLPPLRPPSHSLTVSIHAIRNVRRKMEDRHVLLPEFNQLFGLPDDVYRAYFAVFDGHGGVDAANYSATHLHVNVGLHEEIVTNPAEALKCSFQKTDEMFLFKAKREKLRSGTTGVSALIVGNKLHIAWLGDSQVMLVQQGKAVTLMEPHKPEREDERARIETLGGCVTYMDCWRVNGTLAVSRAIGDICQKPYVSGDADGDSFELTGSEDYLLLACDGFFDAIKPHEVVDLVLDHLMQTKGVGLKAAERLVAAAKENGSSDNITVLVVFLRDPQDILADSLRDSESPRADDDAQSSPFNFLSCEAAATQ; encoded by the exons ATGAAGTCTATTTTGCTTTCACTTCCCTTTCTTACCAGCAGAGGTATTTCACCACTTCTTGCAGCATCGTTGATCCATGCTGCAGTTGATGAAGTTCTCCAAACAGACTTGACTGAATTTAAGCTGCGAAATgtggaagcagagggagaaggagaagaggagaggTTCACCT tgctggatgcaGAGTTGCTGCAGCGCTGCTTTTTTAACAAGCTGCGGGACGTGTGCTGCAagtggcagaagcagctgccGCCGCTGAGGCCCCCGAGCCACTCTCTCACAGTGTCCATCCATGCCATCCGCAACGTGCGGCGCAAGATGGAGGATCGCCACGTCCTGCTGCCAGAGTTCAACCAGCTCTTCGGTCTCCCA GATGATGTGTATCGTGCTTACTTTGCGGTGTTCGATGGCCACGGTGGAGTGGATGCTGCCAATTACTCAGCAACTCACTTACATGTAAATGTTGGGTTACATGAAGAGATTGTTACAAATCCAGCTGAGGCCTTGAAATGCTCTTTCCAGAAGACAgatgaaatgtttcttttcaaagccAAAAGAGAG aAGCTGCGGAGTGGCACAACAGGTGTGTCTGCATTGATTGTGGGGAACAAACTACACATAGCATGGCTGGGGGACTCTCAGGTGATGCTGGTGCAGCAAGGGAAAGCTGTGACGTTAATGGAACCTCACAAACCAGAAAGAGAA GATGAGAGAGCAAGGATTGAGACTTTAGGTGGCTGTGTAACCTACATGGACTGCTGGCGGGTTAATGGTACCTTGGCTGTTTCCAGAGCAATTG GTGACATCTGCCAGAAGCCCTATGTCTCTGGTGATGCAGATGGAGATTCCTTTGAGCTGACTGGCTCAGAAGATTACCTGCTCCTTGCCTGTGATGGATTCTTTGATGCCATCAAGCCCCATGAGGTTGTAGACTTGGTCCTGGATCATTTGATGCAGACCAAAGGAGTGGGGctcaaagcagcagagagactGGTGGCTGCTGCCAAGGAAAATGGATCCAGTGACAACATCACtgttttggtggtgtttttgaGGGATCCTCAGGACATCCTGGCAGACTCTCTTAGAGACTCTGAGAGCCCTAGGGCTGATGATGATGCTCAAAGCTCACCCTTTAACTTCCTCAGCTGCgaggcagcagccacacagtGA